The Pyrus communis chromosome 9, drPyrComm1.1, whole genome shotgun sequence genome has a segment encoding these proteins:
- the LOC137744496 gene encoding secreted RxLR effector protein 161-like, translated as MSGGTSENLRAAQGFDHTPLKWRNLDDVPAQCNLYIGEPGKFEEAAEDESWMNVMENEISMIKKNATWELLNRPTDKPIFRVNKDDDSGPTSEEQYRKIVGSLLYLTATRLDVMYASSLLARFINYYPINKHYGTTKRVLRYIKGTLDYGLDYVKAMNAMLIGFYDSDWGDFVDDSKITSWYAFSFGNGNFSWASVKQNYVALSTAEVEYISALKIIAIWLKFVLEDFGEV; from the exons ATGTCTG GTGGCACAAGTGAAAATCTGAGAGCTGCTCAAGGTTTTGATCACACTCCACTTAAATGGAGAAATCTAGATGATGTTCCAGCACAATGCAATCTCTACATTGGAGAACCTGGCAAGTTTGAGGAAGCAGCTGAAGATGAATCATGGATGAATGTTATGGAAAATGAGATATCCATGATTAAAAAGAATGCAACATGGGAACTATTGAATAGACCAACTGATAAACCTATATTTAGGGTTAA TAAAGACGACGACAGTGGTCCAACAAGTGAAGAACAATATAGGAAGATTGTGGGAAGTTTATTGTATCTAACTGCTACAAGACTAGATGTGATGTATGCATCAAGCTTACTGGCTAGATTTATTAACTACTATCCTATAAACAAACATTATGGAACTACCAAAAGGGTTCTCAGGTACATCAAAGGAACACTAGACTACGGTTTGGATTATGTGAAAGCAATGAATGCTATGTTAATTGGTTTCTATGATAGTGACTGGGGAGACTTTGTGGATGATAGCAAAATCACCTCATGGTATGCTTTTTCTTTTGGCAATGGAAACTTTTCTTGGGCTTCAGTTAAACAAAATTATGTAGCACTTTCAACTGCAGAGGTAGAGTACATTAGTGCCTTAAAGATAATTGCAATTTGGCTTAAGTTTGTGTTGGAAGACTTCGGTGAAGTTTAA
- the LOC137745779 gene encoding pentatricopeptide repeat-containing protein At2g33680-like isoform X2 → MQGVGLEGTTFFKQREYTLLFNDWLLLLQLSIGSKILILGQAIHAFLLKCGCQNDTFQGNNLVNLYSKFKRLDDAHHLFDEMPVRNTITWTSLMKGYSDIGDLESVFHVAHDMFCSNEKFNEHTCSVILEACSSLEDRRSGEQVHGFVVKSGLQENVVVATSLVCMYSKSGFLGDAEKLFNDMDYKDVQCLNYMILEYGKAGCGEKAIGVFVYLLSSGLEPNDYTFTNLISACDGDVGVDECLQLHGLAVKYGIVGETSVGNAVITMYGKHGMVEEAEAMFYLLDERNLISWTALLSMYVKNGRGDMALDAFLKILDRGICVDSSCLSTVIDACSECRNLELGCQIHAFCIKLDFYSCVNVGTALIDIYAKCGSLQSARQVFDGLSGKNTASFNAVLVGFMEQRRDVEEDSMVLFSRLRSSGVNPDFITYSRLLSVAAEEACLERGKSLHACTIKAGFEANSTVSNAVITMYAKCGSIEEAYQMFNGMNNRDCISWNAIISAHALHGEGNKALSLFESMKGDGFAPDELTLLATLQACSYNGLWETGLRLFNEMEPKYGTKSGIEHFACMVDLLGRSGNFSEAINFIHRSPFPDSPMLWRTLVNVCMISGNLNYGMLASKHLLDLQPEDAGSYVLVSNMYARGGMFDEAAKIRTIMNDLKMNKEAGCSWIDVGNKFHYFVASDMGHPKSAEIYAELKSIEGFNKQMSDDRCDLHLI, encoded by the exons ATGCAAGGAGTGGG GCTGGAAGGCACAACCTTCTTCAAACAACGAGAATACACACTTCTCTTCAATGACTGGCTTCTGCTCCTCCAACTCTCAATTGGGTCCAAAATCCTCATTCTGGGTCAGGCAATTCATGCATTTTTACTCAAATGTGGCTGCCAGAATGACACATTTCAGGGCAACAATCTTGTCAACTTGTACTCGAAATTCAAAAGACTGGATGATGCACATCACCTTTTCGATGAAATGCCTGTTAGAAACACAATCACTTGGACTTCTCTCATGAAGGGTTATTCTGACATTGGTGACCTTGAATCTGTCTTCCACGTTGCACATGATATGTTTTGCAGCAACGAGAAGTTTAACGAGCATACGTGCTCGGTGATTTTGGAGGCGTGTAGTTCACTTGAAGACAGGAGAAGTGGGGAACAGGTTCATGGTTTCGTTGTAAAAAGTGGGCTTCAGGAGAATGTTGTTGTGGCCACTTCTTTGGTTTGTATGTACTCTAAAAGTGGCTTCTTGGGTGATGCAGAGAAATTGTTCAATGACATGGATTACAAAGATGTTCAGTGTTTAAATTATATGATTTTAGAATATGGGAAGGCGGGCTGTGGAGAGAAAGCAATTGGGGTCTTTGTATATCTTCTGAGTTCTGGCTTAGAGCCAAATGATTATACTTTTACCAATCTGATTAGTGCATGCGATGGAGATGTGGGTGTGGATGAATGCTTGCAATTACATGGGCTTGCTGTCAAGTATGGTATTGTGGGTGAAACTTCTGTTGGAAATGCAGTAATAACCATGTACGGAAAGCATGGGATGGTTGAAGAAGCCGAGGCAATGTTTTATTTACTGGATGAGAGAAACTTAATTTCTTGGACCGCACTTTTGTCAATGTATGTAAAAAATGGACGTGGGGATATGGCCCTCGATGCTTTCTTAAAAATACTCGATCGAGGTATTTGTGTTGATTCTAGCTGTTTATCTACCGTGATTGATGCCTGTTCAGAGTGCAGAAATCTGGAATTGGGATGTCAGATCCATGCATTTTGCATAAAGCTTGATTTTTACTCTTGTGTCAACGTTGGGACTGCGTTGATTGACATATACGCTAAATGTGGGAGCCTTCAATCTGCAAGACAGGTTTTTGATGGCCTTTCAGGTAAAAACACCGCTTCATTTAATGCAGTACTTGTTGGATTCATGGAACAACGTAGAGATGTTGAAGAGGATTCCATGGTCTTATTTAGTCGGTTGAGGTCATCTGGTGTAAATCCAGATTTCATAACGTATTCACGACTCCTTAGTGTAGCAGCTGAAGAAGCTTGCTTAGAAAGGGGGAAGAgtctccatgcttgcactattaAAGCTGGATTTGAAGCCAATTCCACTGTATCTAATGCTGTAATTACCATGTATGCCAAATGTGGTAGCATTGAAGAAGCTTATCAAATGTTCAATGGTATGAATAATCGTGATTGCATATCGTGGAATGCCATAATTTCTGCACATGCCCTTCATGGAGAAGGCAACAAAGCACTTTCACTTTTTGAATCAATGAAGGGAGATGGGTTTGCCCCTGATGAGCTCACGCTATTGGCTACTCTTCAAGCTTGCAGTTACAATGGACTATGGGAAACTGGGTTACGCTTATTCAACGAAATGGAGCCAAAATATGGAACTAAGTCAGGAATTGAGCACTTTGCATGCATGGTGGATCTTCTGGGTCGGTCTGGGAATTTTTCAGAAGCCATCAATTTCATCCACAGAAGTCCATTTCCAGATTCACCTATGCTTTGGAGAACTTTAGTGAATGTGTGCATGATAAGTGGGAATTTGAATTATGGCATGTTAGCCTCAAAACATTTGCTTGACTTGCAACCTGAGGACGCTGGGTCTTACGTACTTGTTTCAAATATGTATGCTCGAGGAGGAATGTTTGATGAGGCTGCAAAGATTCGAACCATTATGAATGACTTGAAAATGAACAAAGAAGCAGGATGCAGCTGGATTGACGTTGGTaataaatttcattattttgttgCAAGTGATATGGGCCATCCAAAAAGTGCTGAAATTTATGCAGAACTCAAATCTATTGAAGGTTTTAATAAACAAATGAGTGATGATAGATGTGATCTCCATCTGATTTGA
- the LOC137745779 gene encoding pentatricopeptide repeat-containing protein At2g33680-like isoform X1, translating into MEMATCSFHSSSSIIPNTRSTSISSSLPVAKQLYAFTLPSSSTAKITTFSAPRNPSPLTRQSNAPSPKPLKPPPPPPQQIAAVEVPEEHMGSVVELTGKRLEGTTFFKQREYTLLFNDWLLLLQLSIGSKILILGQAIHAFLLKCGCQNDTFQGNNLVNLYSKFKRLDDAHHLFDEMPVRNTITWTSLMKGYSDIGDLESVFHVAHDMFCSNEKFNEHTCSVILEACSSLEDRRSGEQVHGFVVKSGLQENVVVATSLVCMYSKSGFLGDAEKLFNDMDYKDVQCLNYMILEYGKAGCGEKAIGVFVYLLSSGLEPNDYTFTNLISACDGDVGVDECLQLHGLAVKYGIVGETSVGNAVITMYGKHGMVEEAEAMFYLLDERNLISWTALLSMYVKNGRGDMALDAFLKILDRGICVDSSCLSTVIDACSECRNLELGCQIHAFCIKLDFYSCVNVGTALIDIYAKCGSLQSARQVFDGLSGKNTASFNAVLVGFMEQRRDVEEDSMVLFSRLRSSGVNPDFITYSRLLSVAAEEACLERGKSLHACTIKAGFEANSTVSNAVITMYAKCGSIEEAYQMFNGMNNRDCISWNAIISAHALHGEGNKALSLFESMKGDGFAPDELTLLATLQACSYNGLWETGLRLFNEMEPKYGTKSGIEHFACMVDLLGRSGNFSEAINFIHRSPFPDSPMLWRTLVNVCMISGNLNYGMLASKHLLDLQPEDAGSYVLVSNMYARGGMFDEAAKIRTIMNDLKMNKEAGCSWIDVGNKFHYFVASDMGHPKSAEIYAELKSIEGFNKQMSDDRCDLHLI; encoded by the exons ATGGAGATGGCAACCTGCAGCTTCCACAGCTCCTCCTCCATCATCCCGAACACTAGAAGCACTAGCatttcctcttctcttccagTCGCCAAGCAACTCTACGCCTTCACCTTACCTTCTTCCTCAACCGCCAAAATCACCACATTCTCCGCTCCCCGAAACCCTTCTCCACTCACCCGCCAGTCAAATGCTCCGTCTCCGAAGCCACTGAAGCCGCCGCCACCGCCACCGCAGCAG ATCGCCGCTGTGGAGGTGCCAGAAGAACATATGGGCTCTGTTGTTGAACTTACTGGCAAAAG GCTGGAAGGCACAACCTTCTTCAAACAACGAGAATACACACTTCTCTTCAATGACTGGCTTCTGCTCCTCCAACTCTCAATTGGGTCCAAAATCCTCATTCTGGGTCAGGCAATTCATGCATTTTTACTCAAATGTGGCTGCCAGAATGACACATTTCAGGGCAACAATCTTGTCAACTTGTACTCGAAATTCAAAAGACTGGATGATGCACATCACCTTTTCGATGAAATGCCTGTTAGAAACACAATCACTTGGACTTCTCTCATGAAGGGTTATTCTGACATTGGTGACCTTGAATCTGTCTTCCACGTTGCACATGATATGTTTTGCAGCAACGAGAAGTTTAACGAGCATACGTGCTCGGTGATTTTGGAGGCGTGTAGTTCACTTGAAGACAGGAGAAGTGGGGAACAGGTTCATGGTTTCGTTGTAAAAAGTGGGCTTCAGGAGAATGTTGTTGTGGCCACTTCTTTGGTTTGTATGTACTCTAAAAGTGGCTTCTTGGGTGATGCAGAGAAATTGTTCAATGACATGGATTACAAAGATGTTCAGTGTTTAAATTATATGATTTTAGAATATGGGAAGGCGGGCTGTGGAGAGAAAGCAATTGGGGTCTTTGTATATCTTCTGAGTTCTGGCTTAGAGCCAAATGATTATACTTTTACCAATCTGATTAGTGCATGCGATGGAGATGTGGGTGTGGATGAATGCTTGCAATTACATGGGCTTGCTGTCAAGTATGGTATTGTGGGTGAAACTTCTGTTGGAAATGCAGTAATAACCATGTACGGAAAGCATGGGATGGTTGAAGAAGCCGAGGCAATGTTTTATTTACTGGATGAGAGAAACTTAATTTCTTGGACCGCACTTTTGTCAATGTATGTAAAAAATGGACGTGGGGATATGGCCCTCGATGCTTTCTTAAAAATACTCGATCGAGGTATTTGTGTTGATTCTAGCTGTTTATCTACCGTGATTGATGCCTGTTCAGAGTGCAGAAATCTGGAATTGGGATGTCAGATCCATGCATTTTGCATAAAGCTTGATTTTTACTCTTGTGTCAACGTTGGGACTGCGTTGATTGACATATACGCTAAATGTGGGAGCCTTCAATCTGCAAGACAGGTTTTTGATGGCCTTTCAGGTAAAAACACCGCTTCATTTAATGCAGTACTTGTTGGATTCATGGAACAACGTAGAGATGTTGAAGAGGATTCCATGGTCTTATTTAGTCGGTTGAGGTCATCTGGTGTAAATCCAGATTTCATAACGTATTCACGACTCCTTAGTGTAGCAGCTGAAGAAGCTTGCTTAGAAAGGGGGAAGAgtctccatgcttgcactattaAAGCTGGATTTGAAGCCAATTCCACTGTATCTAATGCTGTAATTACCATGTATGCCAAATGTGGTAGCATTGAAGAAGCTTATCAAATGTTCAATGGTATGAATAATCGTGATTGCATATCGTGGAATGCCATAATTTCTGCACATGCCCTTCATGGAGAAGGCAACAAAGCACTTTCACTTTTTGAATCAATGAAGGGAGATGGGTTTGCCCCTGATGAGCTCACGCTATTGGCTACTCTTCAAGCTTGCAGTTACAATGGACTATGGGAAACTGGGTTACGCTTATTCAACGAAATGGAGCCAAAATATGGAACTAAGTCAGGAATTGAGCACTTTGCATGCATGGTGGATCTTCTGGGTCGGTCTGGGAATTTTTCAGAAGCCATCAATTTCATCCACAGAAGTCCATTTCCAGATTCACCTATGCTTTGGAGAACTTTAGTGAATGTGTGCATGATAAGTGGGAATTTGAATTATGGCATGTTAGCCTCAAAACATTTGCTTGACTTGCAACCTGAGGACGCTGGGTCTTACGTACTTGTTTCAAATATGTATGCTCGAGGAGGAATGTTTGATGAGGCTGCAAAGATTCGAACCATTATGAATGACTTGAAAATGAACAAAGAAGCAGGATGCAGCTGGATTGACGTTGGTaataaatttcattattttgttgCAAGTGATATGGGCCATCCAAAAAGTGCTGAAATTTATGCAGAACTCAAATCTATTGAAGGTTTTAATAAACAAATGAGTGATGATAGATGTGATCTCCATCTGATTTGA
- the LOC137746225 gene encoding remorin 4.1-like, which produces MNDQGAGTSQAAQDHDDHGEDQEQIIRDIHALTPPRPPPPGNHGRRIEAWETGSHRSSSLSMASTELGTASTENFTTMSREFSALVVAGSAIGTNNSTTNDSDHGTNNNNLGRIGEEEDNNMPEEELETNPLAIVPDNYNPVDPVPYSPRNSEANNHRIGSSSSMVRTRDYQGGSGGDQTVSVHRVKKEEVETKISAWQNNKIAKLNNRFKREDAIINGWESEQVQKASSWMKKVERKLEEKRARALEKMQNDIAKARRKAEERKASAEAKRGTKVARILEVANLMRAVGRAPAKKSFF; this is translated from the exons ATGAATGATCAAGGCGCTGGGACTAGCCAAGCAGCACAAGATCATGATGATCATGGTGAAGATCAAGAGCAGATCATCAGGGACATCCATGCCTTGACACCGCCTCGTCCACCGCCTCCCGGCAACCACGGCCGTAGAATAGAAGCTTGGGAAACTGGTAGCCATAGATCATCATCTTTGTCCATGGCCAGCACTGAGTTAGGAACAGCTTCAACTGAGAACTTCACTACCATGAGTAGAGAATTCAGTGCTCTTGTGGTTGCAGGGTCAGCAATCGGGACTAATAATAGTACCACCAATGACAGTGACCATGGTACTAATAACAATAATTTGGGAAGGATTGGAGAGGAGGAGGACAACAATATGCCTGAGGAGGAGTTGGAGACCAACCCTTTGGCTATAGTCCCGGATAATTACAACCCTGTGGACCCAGTTCCTTATTCTCCAAGGAATAGTGAGGCTAATAATCATAGAATTGGCTCTTCGTCAAGCATGGTTAGGACTCGGGATTACCAAGGCGGCAGCGGCGGCGATCAGACGGTGTCGGTGCATCGGGTGAAGAAGGAAGAGGTTGAAACAAAGATATCGGCTTGGCAAAACAACAAGATTGCCAAGCTTAATAACAGGTTTAAGAGGGAGGATGCTATTATTAATGGGTGGGAAAGTGAGCAGGTACAGAAAGCTTCTTCATGGATGAAGAAAGTAGAG AGAAAGTTGGAGGAGAAAAGAGCAAGAGCCCTAGAGAAGATGCAAAATGATATAGCCAAAGCACGTAGGAAAGCAGAGGAGAGGAAGGCATCGGCTGAGGCTAAAAGGGGAACAAAAGTGGCTAGGATTCTTGAAGTTGCCAATCTAATGAGAGCTGTTGGAAGAGCACCTGCCAAAAAATCCTTCTTCTAG